The Halorubrum salinarum genome segment GGTCCGCGGTGGCGAGTTCGAAGAGGACGCCGGCGAACTCCCGGAAGTACACGGAGCGGAACCAGTGCCGGTCGATCTGTTGGGTGGGGCGGAGGCCCATCGACGCGACCGCGTCGCGCATCCCGGACTGGTCGTCGTCGGTCGGGGTCTGGAACGCGACGTGGTGGACGGTGCCGCGCCCGGAGCGCCCGCGGCGGTCGACCTCGACCACGTCGACGTACTTCCCGACGGGGCCGCCGGCCGCGAACCGGGTGCGGTCGCCGTCCGTGCTCGCGTCGGCCTCGGACTCGACCTCAGTCAGCCCCATCGTCCGGAGGAGGCGCTCGGTGCGCTCGGGCTCGTCGATCCACAGCGTCACCGAGTGGAAGCCGCGGATCGCGGCCGACTCGGGGACGTGCGCGGTCCACGCGGTCGTCGGGTCGTCGTCCGGAATCTCGACGGCGACGAGCTCCACGGGGAGCCCGTCGGGGTCGCGGAAGGGGACCACCGTCTCGCCGAACCGCTCCTCGCGGGCGTCGTAGTCGACGCCGCGCTCGTCGAACCGCTCCTCCCAGTAGTCGAGGCTCCCCTCGGGGACCCGGAACGCGGTGCGGGAGACCTGCCCGGAGCCGACCTCGCCCTCGGGGAGGTCCGTCCACGGGAAGAAGGTCATGCTCGTGCCGGGCGTCCCCTCGGCGTCGCCGTAGAAGAAGTGGTACGTGCCGGGGTCGTCCTGGTTGATCGACCGCTTCACGAGGCGGAGCCCAAGCGTCTCGACCCAGAAGTCGAGGTTGCGCTGCGGGTCGCCCGCCACGCAGGTCACGTGGTGGATCCCCGGCGTGGGGGTCGGGCCGTCGCTCGCGGGTCGGTCGGCGCCGTCGTCGGTGGCGTCTGTCATGCCCCGCACTACGTCGCGGAGGGACTTGAATCGGCGCGGACACGGGTGTTACCGGGTCCCGGCCGCGGCCGACGGGCGGCTCACCGCGTCCGCGCCATCGCCCGCTCGATCCGGTCGCGCAGCCGCTCCAGCCGGTCGCCGACCGCCCCGACCGCGGCGAGGACCGGATACGAGGCGTCGAGGCCCTGATAGCAGTACGCCGCGAAGTCGATATCGTCCCCGATCGCCAGCCGGCGCTCGTGGTCGGCGAGGACGCGCTGGCGCCGCGCAGCGATCCGGTCGCAGTCCGCGACGAGCGCCTCGGTCCGGGTCCGGCAGGCGTCGAGCGCGCCGAACCCGGCGGCCGCCGCCGCGGCGTCGCCGT includes the following:
- a CDS encoding ring-cleaving dioxygenase, with product MTDATDDGADRPASDGPTPTPGIHHVTCVAGDPQRNLDFWVETLGLRLVKRSINQDDPGTYHFFYGDAEGTPGTSMTFFPWTDLPEGEVGSGQVSRTAFRVPEGSLDYWEERFDERGVDYDAREERFGETVVPFRDPDGLPVELVAVEIPDDDPTTAWTAHVPESAAIRGFHSVTLWIDEPERTERLLRTMGLTEVESEADASTDGDRTRFAAGGPVGKYVDVVEVDRRGRSGRGTVHHVAFQTPTDDDQSGMRDAVASMGLRPTQQIDRHWFRSVYFREFAGVLFELATADPGYASDEPLDALGERLVLPGRFKERRDEIESGLADVTVPRADGEFAANRAD